Proteins co-encoded in one Siniperca chuatsi isolate FFG_IHB_CAS linkage group LG11, ASM2008510v1, whole genome shotgun sequence genomic window:
- the nt5c2a gene encoding 5'-nucleotidase, cytosolic IIa isoform X1: MTTSWSDRLQNYGDLPANMDGVAMKKYRREAHHSFPRDLAQNHPAMRVFVNRSLAMEKIKCFGFDMDYTLAVYKSPEYESLGFDLTVERLVSIGYPQELLNFVYDPSFPTRGLVFDTMYGNLLKVDAYGNILVCVHGFNFLRGPDIRELYPNKFIQRGDTDRFYILNTLFNLPETYLFACLVDFFSNCSRYSSCETGFKEGDLFMSYKSMFQDVRDGVDWVHFKGSLKEKTVENLEKYVVKDPKLPLLLSRMNEVAKVFLATNSDYKYTEKIMTYLFDFPHGPKPGTPHRPWQSYFDLILVDARKPMFFGEGTVLRQVDTTTGRLKIGTYTGPLQHGIVYSGGSSDMVCDLLGAKGKDIIYIGDHIFGDILKSKKRQGWRTFLVIPELAQELHVWTDKSSIFEELQSLDCFLAELYKHLDSSSNERPDISSLQRRIKKVTHDMDMCYGMMGSLFRSGSRQTLFASQVMRYADLYAASFINLLYYPFSYLFRAAHVLMPHESTVEHTHVSIIDTESPLATRNRHDVDLKEMECKRHQLTRSISEIQPPHFFPQAPQEITHCHDEDDDEEEE, translated from the exons ATGACGACCTCATGGAGTGACCGTCTGCAGAACTACGGCGACCTGCCGGCCAACATGGACGGAGTGGCCATGAAGAAGTATCGACGTGAAGCTCACCACAG CTTTCCAAGGGATCTGGCTCAAAACCATCCTGCAATGAG AGTGTTTGTCAACCGTAGCTTGGCCATGGAGAAGATCaagtgttttggttttgataTGGATTACACTCTGGCAG tGTATAAGTCTCCTGAGTATGAGTCGCTGGGCTTCGACTTGACAGTGGAGCGCCTGGTGTCCATCGGATATCCACAAGAGCTGCTCAACTTTGTCTACGACCCGTCCTTCCCCACCAG AGGTCTGGTGTTTGACACAATGTATGGCAACCTGCTCAAAGTGGATGCCTACGGGAACATCCTGGTGTGTGTGCACGGATTCAACTTCTTGAGGGG ACCTGACATCAGAGAGCTGTACCCCAACAAATTTATTCAACGTGGAGACACAGACCGCTTCTACATCCTCAACACACTCTTCAACCTGCCAg AAACTTACCTCTTTGCTTGCCTGGTTGATTTCTTCAGTAACTGCTCCAGATATTCAAG TTGTGAGACTGGTTTCAAAGAAGGCGACCTTTTCATGTCCTACAAGAGCATGTTCCAGGACGTCCGAGACGGTGTGGACTGGGTTCATTTCAAG GGGTCCTTAAAAGAAAAAACGGTTGAAAACCTGGAGAAGTATGTGGTAAAGGAT CCCaagcttcctctcctcctcagtcGCATGAATGAAGTAGCCAAAGTATTTCTGGCCACCAACAGTGATTACAAATACACAGAG AAAATTATGACCTACCTGTTTGACTTTCCTCACGGCCCTAAG CCGGGTACGCCCCACCGGCCCTGGCAGTCCTACTTTGACCTGATCCTGGTGGACGCCCGTAAGCCCATGTTCTTTGGAGAGGGCACGGTGCTGCGGCAGGTCGACACT ACCACAGGTCGGCTGAAGATCGGCACGTACACTGGACCTCTCCAGCATGGTATTGTTTACTCTGGAG GTTCTTCAGACATGGTGTGTGACTTGCTGGGTGCTAAAGGAAAGGACATCATCTACATTGGAGACCACATTTTCGGTGACATTCTCAAATCCAAGAAGCGTCAGGGCTGGAGGACTTTCCTGGTGATACCTGAGCTGGCCCAGGAGTTGCATGTCTGGACTGACAAGAGCT cCATATTTGAGGAACTTCAGTCTCTGGACTGCTTCCTCGCAGAGCTTTACAA GCATctggacagcagcagcaatgaGAGGCCTGACATCAGCTCACTGCAGAGACGGATTAAG AAAGTGACCCATGACATGGACATGTGCTACGGCATGATGGGAAGTCTGTTTCGCAGCGGATCCCGACAGACACTGTTTGCCTCCCAAGTGATGCGCTACGCTGACCTGTACGCCGCCTCCTTCATCAACCTGCTCTACTACCCCTTCAGCTATCTGTTCAGAGCGGCACACGTCCTG ATGCCCCATGAGTCGACGGTGGAGCACACCCACGTCAGCATCATCGACACGGAGTCGCCGCTGGCCACACGAAACCGCCACGACGTCGACCTCAAGGAGATGGAGTGCAAACGGCACCAGCTGACCCGATCCATCAGCGAGATCCAGCCCCCCcacttcttccctcaggctccACAGGAGATCACCCACTGCCACGACGAGGATgatgacgaggaggaggagtag
- the nt5c2a gene encoding 5'-nucleotidase, cytosolic IIa isoform X2 — protein MTTSWSDRLQNYGDLPANMDGVAMKKYRREAHHRVFVNRSLAMEKIKCFGFDMDYTLAVYKSPEYESLGFDLTVERLVSIGYPQELLNFVYDPSFPTRGLVFDTMYGNLLKVDAYGNILVCVHGFNFLRGPDIRELYPNKFIQRGDTDRFYILNTLFNLPETYLFACLVDFFSNCSRYSSCETGFKEGDLFMSYKSMFQDVRDGVDWVHFKGSLKEKTVENLEKYVVKDPKLPLLLSRMNEVAKVFLATNSDYKYTEKIMTYLFDFPHGPKPGTPHRPWQSYFDLILVDARKPMFFGEGTVLRQVDTTTGRLKIGTYTGPLQHGIVYSGGSSDMVCDLLGAKGKDIIYIGDHIFGDILKSKKRQGWRTFLVIPELAQELHVWTDKSSIFEELQSLDCFLAELYKHLDSSSNERPDISSLQRRIKKVTHDMDMCYGMMGSLFRSGSRQTLFASQVMRYADLYAASFINLLYYPFSYLFRAAHVLMPHESTVEHTHVSIIDTESPLATRNRHDVDLKEMECKRHQLTRSISEIQPPHFFPQAPQEITHCHDEDDDEEEE, from the exons ATGACGACCTCATGGAGTGACCGTCTGCAGAACTACGGCGACCTGCCGGCCAACATGGACGGAGTGGCCATGAAGAAGTATCGACGTGAAGCTCACCACAG AGTGTTTGTCAACCGTAGCTTGGCCATGGAGAAGATCaagtgttttggttttgataTGGATTACACTCTGGCAG tGTATAAGTCTCCTGAGTATGAGTCGCTGGGCTTCGACTTGACAGTGGAGCGCCTGGTGTCCATCGGATATCCACAAGAGCTGCTCAACTTTGTCTACGACCCGTCCTTCCCCACCAG AGGTCTGGTGTTTGACACAATGTATGGCAACCTGCTCAAAGTGGATGCCTACGGGAACATCCTGGTGTGTGTGCACGGATTCAACTTCTTGAGGGG ACCTGACATCAGAGAGCTGTACCCCAACAAATTTATTCAACGTGGAGACACAGACCGCTTCTACATCCTCAACACACTCTTCAACCTGCCAg AAACTTACCTCTTTGCTTGCCTGGTTGATTTCTTCAGTAACTGCTCCAGATATTCAAG TTGTGAGACTGGTTTCAAAGAAGGCGACCTTTTCATGTCCTACAAGAGCATGTTCCAGGACGTCCGAGACGGTGTGGACTGGGTTCATTTCAAG GGGTCCTTAAAAGAAAAAACGGTTGAAAACCTGGAGAAGTATGTGGTAAAGGAT CCCaagcttcctctcctcctcagtcGCATGAATGAAGTAGCCAAAGTATTTCTGGCCACCAACAGTGATTACAAATACACAGAG AAAATTATGACCTACCTGTTTGACTTTCCTCACGGCCCTAAG CCGGGTACGCCCCACCGGCCCTGGCAGTCCTACTTTGACCTGATCCTGGTGGACGCCCGTAAGCCCATGTTCTTTGGAGAGGGCACGGTGCTGCGGCAGGTCGACACT ACCACAGGTCGGCTGAAGATCGGCACGTACACTGGACCTCTCCAGCATGGTATTGTTTACTCTGGAG GTTCTTCAGACATGGTGTGTGACTTGCTGGGTGCTAAAGGAAAGGACATCATCTACATTGGAGACCACATTTTCGGTGACATTCTCAAATCCAAGAAGCGTCAGGGCTGGAGGACTTTCCTGGTGATACCTGAGCTGGCCCAGGAGTTGCATGTCTGGACTGACAAGAGCT cCATATTTGAGGAACTTCAGTCTCTGGACTGCTTCCTCGCAGAGCTTTACAA GCATctggacagcagcagcaatgaGAGGCCTGACATCAGCTCACTGCAGAGACGGATTAAG AAAGTGACCCATGACATGGACATGTGCTACGGCATGATGGGAAGTCTGTTTCGCAGCGGATCCCGACAGACACTGTTTGCCTCCCAAGTGATGCGCTACGCTGACCTGTACGCCGCCTCCTTCATCAACCTGCTCTACTACCCCTTCAGCTATCTGTTCAGAGCGGCACACGTCCTG ATGCCCCATGAGTCGACGGTGGAGCACACCCACGTCAGCATCATCGACACGGAGTCGCCGCTGGCCACACGAAACCGCCACGACGTCGACCTCAAGGAGATGGAGTGCAAACGGCACCAGCTGACCCGATCCATCAGCGAGATCCAGCCCCCCcacttcttccctcaggctccACAGGAGATCACCCACTGCCACGACGAGGATgatgacgaggaggaggagtag
- the nt5c2a gene encoding 5'-nucleotidase, cytosolic IIa isoform X3: protein MYGNLLKVDAYGNILVCVHGFNFLRGPDIRELYPNKFIQRGDTDRFYILNTLFNLPETYLFACLVDFFSNCSRYSSCETGFKEGDLFMSYKSMFQDVRDGVDWVHFKGSLKEKTVENLEKYVVKDPKLPLLLSRMNEVAKVFLATNSDYKYTEKIMTYLFDFPHGPKPGTPHRPWQSYFDLILVDARKPMFFGEGTVLRQVDTTTGRLKIGTYTGPLQHGIVYSGGSSDMVCDLLGAKGKDIIYIGDHIFGDILKSKKRQGWRTFLVIPELAQELHVWTDKSSIFEELQSLDCFLAELYKHLDSSSNERPDISSLQRRIKKVTHDMDMCYGMMGSLFRSGSRQTLFASQVMRYADLYAASFINLLYYPFSYLFRAAHVLMPHESTVEHTHVSIIDTESPLATRNRHDVDLKEMECKRHQLTRSISEIQPPHFFPQAPQEITHCHDEDDDEEEE, encoded by the exons ATGTATGGCAACCTGCTCAAAGTGGATGCCTACGGGAACATCCTGGTGTGTGTGCACGGATTCAACTTCTTGAGGGG ACCTGACATCAGAGAGCTGTACCCCAACAAATTTATTCAACGTGGAGACACAGACCGCTTCTACATCCTCAACACACTCTTCAACCTGCCAg AAACTTACCTCTTTGCTTGCCTGGTTGATTTCTTCAGTAACTGCTCCAGATATTCAAG TTGTGAGACTGGTTTCAAAGAAGGCGACCTTTTCATGTCCTACAAGAGCATGTTCCAGGACGTCCGAGACGGTGTGGACTGGGTTCATTTCAAG GGGTCCTTAAAAGAAAAAACGGTTGAAAACCTGGAGAAGTATGTGGTAAAGGAT CCCaagcttcctctcctcctcagtcGCATGAATGAAGTAGCCAAAGTATTTCTGGCCACCAACAGTGATTACAAATACACAGAG AAAATTATGACCTACCTGTTTGACTTTCCTCACGGCCCTAAG CCGGGTACGCCCCACCGGCCCTGGCAGTCCTACTTTGACCTGATCCTGGTGGACGCCCGTAAGCCCATGTTCTTTGGAGAGGGCACGGTGCTGCGGCAGGTCGACACT ACCACAGGTCGGCTGAAGATCGGCACGTACACTGGACCTCTCCAGCATGGTATTGTTTACTCTGGAG GTTCTTCAGACATGGTGTGTGACTTGCTGGGTGCTAAAGGAAAGGACATCATCTACATTGGAGACCACATTTTCGGTGACATTCTCAAATCCAAGAAGCGTCAGGGCTGGAGGACTTTCCTGGTGATACCTGAGCTGGCCCAGGAGTTGCATGTCTGGACTGACAAGAGCT cCATATTTGAGGAACTTCAGTCTCTGGACTGCTTCCTCGCAGAGCTTTACAA GCATctggacagcagcagcaatgaGAGGCCTGACATCAGCTCACTGCAGAGACGGATTAAG AAAGTGACCCATGACATGGACATGTGCTACGGCATGATGGGAAGTCTGTTTCGCAGCGGATCCCGACAGACACTGTTTGCCTCCCAAGTGATGCGCTACGCTGACCTGTACGCCGCCTCCTTCATCAACCTGCTCTACTACCCCTTCAGCTATCTGTTCAGAGCGGCACACGTCCTG ATGCCCCATGAGTCGACGGTGGAGCACACCCACGTCAGCATCATCGACACGGAGTCGCCGCTGGCCACACGAAACCGCCACGACGTCGACCTCAAGGAGATGGAGTGCAAACGGCACCAGCTGACCCGATCCATCAGCGAGATCCAGCCCCCCcacttcttccctcaggctccACAGGAGATCACCCACTGCCACGACGAGGATgatgacgaggaggaggagtag
- the wbp1la gene encoding WW domain binding protein 1-like a isoform X1, whose amino-acid sequence MGSLKFNVGQDNSATAATVAEAKLVCQGVNNHSFICESGHCCGETQCCSYYYELWWFWLVWTLIIILTCCCVCQHWRAKQRFQQQRRQNEINLIAYREAHNNSHLPLYLRFLPTYLLPAYEEVVDRPVTPPPPYTPLQSAPPPTDPPEESPCPNSAVSILSEANAALPATPEVTQTHLHSAHNPNKDSTPGRYRRFTGDSGIEVCDGQEQWDQHGFLEREEETEEEGAGQMEDPCEHCGPQTFEHSHISDAVIHENTDEHIAVDTEPQSLRLKRLEFQCVDSLSFSFVAVWCPAAIPTGVGCAHC is encoded by the exons ATGGGGTCACTGAAGTTCAACGTTGGACAAGACAATTCAGCGACGGCGGCCACAGTCGCAGAG GCTAAGTTGGTGTGCCAGGGAGTAAACAACCACAGCTTCATCTGTGAGTCGGGTCACTGCTGTGGAGagacacagtgctgcagctaCTACTATGAACTGTGGT GGTTCTGGTTGGTGTGGACTCTGATCATTATCCTGACgtgctgctgtgtttgtcagCACTGGCGCGCCAAGCAGCGCTTCCAGCAGCAGCGCCGGCAGAACGAGATCAACCTCATCGCATACAGAGAGGCTCACAACAACTCTCACCTACCCCTCTATCTCA GATTCTTGCCCACCTATCTGCTACCAGCCTATGAAGAAGTAGTTGACCGCCCAGTCACGCCTCCTCCTCCCTACACCCCTCTTCAGTCAGCACCTCCACCCACAGACCCACCTGAGGAATCTCCTTGCCCCAACTCGGCCGTTTCCATCCTTAGTGAAGCTAATGCAGCACTCCCTGCTACTCCAGAGGTCACGCAGACCCACCTTCACAGCGCTCACAACCCCAACAAGGACTCGACGCCGGGCAGGTACCGGCGCTTCACAGGAGATTCAGGGATTGAAGTGTGTGATGGCCAGGAACAGTGGGATCAGCACGGCTTTttagaaagagaagaagagacagaggaagagggggcGGGGCAAATGGAGGACCCATGTGAGCATTGTGGTCCCCAGACCTTTGAACACAGCCATATTAGTGATGCAGTCATTCATGAAAACACAGATGAACACATAGCTGTGGATACAGAGCCACAGTCTCTTAG GTTGAAACGTTTGGAATTTCAGTGTGTGGACagcctctccttttcctttgttGCTGTTTGGTGTCCTGCAGCGATACCCACTGGGGTTGGATGTGCACACTGTTAA
- the wbp1la gene encoding WW domain binding protein 1-like a isoform X2, with amino-acid sequence MQERVMAKLVCQGVNNHSFICESGHCCGETQCCSYYYELWWFWLVWTLIIILTCCCVCQHWRAKQRFQQQRRQNEINLIAYREAHNNSHLPLYLRFLPTYLLPAYEEVVDRPVTPPPPYTPLQSAPPPTDPPEESPCPNSAVSILSEANAALPATPEVTQTHLHSAHNPNKDSTPGRYRRFTGDSGIEVCDGQEQWDQHGFLEREEETEEEGAGQMEDPCEHCGPQTFEHSHISDAVIHENTDEHIAVDTEPQSLRLKRLEFQCVDSLSFSFVAVWCPAAIPTGVGCAHC; translated from the exons ATGCAAGAACGTGTTATG GCTAAGTTGGTGTGCCAGGGAGTAAACAACCACAGCTTCATCTGTGAGTCGGGTCACTGCTGTGGAGagacacagtgctgcagctaCTACTATGAACTGTGGT GGTTCTGGTTGGTGTGGACTCTGATCATTATCCTGACgtgctgctgtgtttgtcagCACTGGCGCGCCAAGCAGCGCTTCCAGCAGCAGCGCCGGCAGAACGAGATCAACCTCATCGCATACAGAGAGGCTCACAACAACTCTCACCTACCCCTCTATCTCA GATTCTTGCCCACCTATCTGCTACCAGCCTATGAAGAAGTAGTTGACCGCCCAGTCACGCCTCCTCCTCCCTACACCCCTCTTCAGTCAGCACCTCCACCCACAGACCCACCTGAGGAATCTCCTTGCCCCAACTCGGCCGTTTCCATCCTTAGTGAAGCTAATGCAGCACTCCCTGCTACTCCAGAGGTCACGCAGACCCACCTTCACAGCGCTCACAACCCCAACAAGGACTCGACGCCGGGCAGGTACCGGCGCTTCACAGGAGATTCAGGGATTGAAGTGTGTGATGGCCAGGAACAGTGGGATCAGCACGGCTTTttagaaagagaagaagagacagaggaagagggggcGGGGCAAATGGAGGACCCATGTGAGCATTGTGGTCCCCAGACCTTTGAACACAGCCATATTAGTGATGCAGTCATTCATGAAAACACAGATGAACACATAGCTGTGGATACAGAGCCACAGTCTCTTAG GTTGAAACGTTTGGAATTTCAGTGTGTGGACagcctctccttttcctttgttGCTGTTTGGTGTCCTGCAGCGATACCCACTGGGGTTGGATGTGCACACTGTTAA